A window of Aerococcus urinae contains these coding sequences:
- a CDS encoding glycosyltransferase family 4 protein, with amino-acid sequence MKIVIITETFLPATDGVVTRLIHAIDYMLECGHEVLIYAPEMEDMPIQYKDALIIPFKAVWFPFYRYRPWAIPTTDIQKQLAIDEPDIVHSVNPVGFAAAGIHYAVKMDIPLVASFHTNVPQYLSYYHLDVLSPVIWSYLRHWHNLAAANMVTSQAMYDLLNDNAIENLVILPKGVDLDQRDPKFYSDYMRQRLTADPKRDKLLLFVGRVAAEKEIDTLLPWLEARDDVNLAIVGDGPEKAALEEKFAHLPVTFTGFLHGEELSAAYASADAFIFPSVSETLGLVITEAMASGLPVIAAESAPTKEQIKHLENGLIYQQGDKASLDQCLALLDQEEVVENIVAKGQDYAQQFSWKNASRAMVDVYESVLEKQEMK; translated from the coding sequence ATGAAGATCGTTATCATTACGGAAACCTTTTTACCGGCAACCGATGGGGTAGTGACGCGTTTGATCCATGCCATTGATTATATGCTAGAGTGTGGTCATGAAGTTCTTATCTATGCCCCAGAGATGGAGGATATGCCCATTCAATACAAGGATGCTTTGATTATTCCTTTTAAAGCGGTCTGGTTTCCCTTCTATCGTTACCGTCCTTGGGCGATTCCAACAACAGACATCCAAAAGCAGTTAGCTATCGATGAACCGGATATTGTGCATTCGGTTAATCCCGTGGGCTTTGCTGCTGCCGGAATCCATTATGCGGTCAAGATGGACATTCCTTTGGTGGCCAGTTTCCATACTAACGTTCCCCAATATCTTTCTTATTATCACTTGGATGTATTGTCTCCAGTCATCTGGTCCTATTTGCGCCACTGGCATAATTTAGCCGCGGCAAATATGGTCACTAGTCAAGCCATGTATGACTTATTGAATGACAATGCTATTGAAAACTTGGTTATCTTACCTAAGGGAGTAGACCTTGACCAGCGTGATCCTAAATTTTATTCAGATTACATGCGGCAGCGTTTGACGGCTGATCCCAAGCGGGATAAATTATTGCTCTTTGTGGGTCGGGTTGCTGCTGAGAAGGAAATTGATACATTACTACCTTGGTTGGAAGCACGTGATGATGTCAATTTAGCCATTGTGGGGGATGGGCCGGAAAAAGCGGCCTTGGAAGAAAAGTTTGCCCATCTACCGGTAACTTTTACCGGCTTCTTGCATGGGGAAGAACTGTCCGCAGCCTATGCCAGTGCCGATGCCTTTATCTTTCCCTCGGTTAGTGAAACCTTGGGTTTAGTGATTACTGAAGCCATGGCTTCGGGACTACCTGTGATTGCTGCTGAATCAGCGCCTACTAAGGAACAAATTAAGCATTTAGAAAATGGGCTCATTTATCAACAGGGAGATAAGGCATCCTTAGACCAATGCTTGGCCCTCTTAGACCAAGAGGAAGTCGTGGAGAACATTGTGGCTAAGGGGCAAGACTACGCCCAGCAGTTTTCCTGGAAAAATGCTTCCCGGGCCATGGTGGACGTGTATGAATCTGTCTTAGAAAAGCAGGAAATGAAGTAG
- a CDS encoding plasmid mobilization protein translates to MTQEKKRPRGRPATGRKRDKTLNMKFTEEERKYLKAQAKEHDLTLSDYFLTVAKAYEKKH, encoded by the coding sequence GTGACGCAAGAAAAGAAACGCCCTCGTGGCCGTCCAGCAACAGGGCGAAAGCGCGATAAAACTTTGAATATGAAATTCACGGAAGAAGAAAGAAAGTACTTAAAAGCCCAAGCGAAGGAACATGACCTTACCTTATCAGACTACTTTCTTACAGTGGCTAAGGCATATGAGAAGAAACATTAA
- a CDS encoding type II toxin-antitoxin system HicB family antitoxin, with amino-acid sequence MYLYYAIFTPSEDKYAIEFPDLDDAYSFGEDMNDALYMAKDLLEGWLIVAKKEGDSIPKASSPDDLKISEDALLVPIKVDLELS; translated from the coding sequence ATGTATTTATACTATGCAATCTTTACTCCATCAGAAGACAAATATGCTATTGAATTTCCAGATTTAGATGACGCTTACTCTTTCGGTGAAGATATGAACGATGCCCTCTATATGGCTAAGGATCTTCTTGAAGGATGGTTAATTGTAGCCAAAAAAGAAGGCGATTCAATCCCCAAAGCATCGTCTCCTGATGACTTGAAAATTTCTGAAGATGCATTACTGGTTCCTATTAAAGTGGATCTTGAACTTAGCTAA
- a CDS encoding HdeD family acid-resistance protein: MKENKWEFSQLISGILWILAGLAFILWQGQALLRLNSLVAWVIGLQGIFRILAQVIFDKNDGGAKNRIFQLFVALGQVVVAFIMLSFPISSTYFLMRVIGIYQLLMGLVSFVSYCLMRIDHVPNRLKRLLFALVHLIFALASLFLPIQDHNVLFWLGLYLVFIGVTYISDARTSLPSRSQDQKIKRRFRFPVPIVFNLLEPNRLANKLNHFIRQEVEDELAFSTAYQDYMEENETGAVDSLQVLVQTSNAHLDLIGHLNIAYHGTVYSYGNHDVDSGHLFRSIGDGVLCKIDHQKSIEFELANGITIFEYDIQLNQRQKEALEAKLAQIDDLLVPWAPKTESQWDSFGGRLKRATDCDMFKFKAGQYKTYFVFGSNCVLFCDEIIGSIGLDQFLMVGVMTPGTYFDYFNKQYEKGSTPVINRRIYSTDLLQFTQLDKLKDR; encoded by the coding sequence GTGAAAGAAAATAAATGGGAGTTCTCTCAGCTTATCTCGGGAATTCTCTGGATATTAGCCGGACTGGCCTTTATCTTATGGCAGGGACAGGCTTTACTTCGCTTGAATAGTTTGGTGGCTTGGGTCATTGGCTTACAAGGAATTTTTCGTATATTAGCCCAAGTGATCTTTGATAAGAATGATGGCGGGGCCAAGAACCGCATTTTTCAGCTCTTTGTCGCTTTAGGACAGGTTGTCGTCGCTTTTATTATGCTGTCTTTCCCTATTTCATCAACCTATTTTTTGATGCGGGTCATTGGGATTTACCAATTATTAATGGGCTTGGTTTCCTTTGTCAGTTACTGCTTAATGCGGATCGACCATGTGCCTAATCGACTCAAGCGGCTCTTATTTGCCCTGGTCCATTTGATTTTTGCTTTAGCGAGTTTGTTTTTACCTATCCAAGACCATAATGTCCTCTTCTGGCTAGGCCTTTACCTGGTATTTATTGGCGTGACCTATATCTCTGATGCGAGGACCAGCTTGCCGAGTCGAAGTCAAGATCAGAAGATTAAGCGACGTTTTCGTTTCCCAGTGCCTATCGTTTTTAACCTATTAGAGCCGAATCGTTTGGCCAATAAGTTAAATCATTTTATCCGCCAAGAGGTAGAGGATGAGCTGGCCTTTAGTACGGCTTATCAGGATTATATGGAAGAAAATGAGACCGGTGCGGTCGATAGCCTGCAAGTCCTGGTCCAAACCTCCAATGCTCATCTAGACTTGATCGGTCATTTAAATATTGCCTACCATGGAACGGTTTATTCTTATGGTAATCACGACGTCGATTCGGGGCACTTGTTTCGTTCGATTGGGGACGGTGTCTTATGTAAGATTGACCACCAAAAAAGCATTGAGTTTGAATTGGCCAATGGGATTACGATTTTTGAATATGATATTCAATTAAACCAGCGTCAAAAGGAAGCCCTGGAAGCAAAATTAGCCCAGATTGATGACTTACTGGTTCCCTGGGCGCCAAAAACTGAGAGTCAGTGGGATTCCTTTGGTGGACGCTTAAAACGGGCAACCGATTGTGACATGTTTAAATTTAAAGCTGGCCAGTATAAGACTTATTTCGTCTTTGGCAGTAACTGTGTCCTCTTCTGTGATGAAATTATTGGGTCTATAGGTTTGGACCAATTTCTAATGGTAGGGGTGATGACTCCGGGTACCTATTTTGACTATTTTAATAAGCAATATGAGAAAGGCTCCACACCGGTTATTAATCGGAGAATTTATTCCACTGATTTATTGCAATTTACCCAGCTAGATAAATTGAAAGATCGATAA
- a CDS encoding NUDIX hydrolase N-terminal domain-containing protein, protein MEADKLVEIAIELQSIAQAGLHYGRDDFDRERYQRIRDIAAEIMVKKTQLNWQEVQDLFCGDEGYQTPKVDTRAAIIQDDEILLVKERNGLWSLPGGWCEMNMSPMENTIKEAKEEAGREVKVKSVIAVQDRDKHNQPPYAYSIVKIFYLCEDLGGHYQDNIETSASQYFKADQLPDLDPERTTAEQIAMCFQAYRSEDWQTQFD, encoded by the coding sequence ATGGAAGCAGATAAATTAGTTGAGATCGCCATCGAATTACAAAGTATAGCCCAAGCCGGCTTACACTACGGCCGTGATGATTTCGATCGAGAACGTTACCAAAGAATACGGGATATTGCGGCAGAAATTATGGTGAAGAAGACCCAGCTCAATTGGCAAGAAGTTCAAGACCTCTTTTGTGGGGATGAGGGTTACCAGACTCCAAAAGTAGATACCCGGGCAGCTATTATCCAAGATGATGAGATCCTTTTAGTCAAGGAACGCAATGGTTTATGGTCCTTACCAGGCGGCTGGTGTGAGATGAATATGTCTCCTATGGAAAATACGATCAAGGAGGCTAAGGAAGAAGCTGGTCGTGAGGTGAAAGTGAAATCAGTCATCGCTGTCCAAGATCGCGATAAACATAACCAACCACCCTACGCTTATAGTATTGTAAAAATATTTTATTTGTGTGAGGACTTGGGTGGGCATTATCAAGATAATATTGAAACCAGCGCTAGCCAGTACTTTAAAGCCGACCAATTGCCAGACCTAGATCCAGAACGAACCACAGCTGAGCAAATTGCTATGTGCTTTCAAGCGTATCGAAGCGAGGATTGGCAGACCCAGTTTGATTAA
- a CDS encoding NAD-dependent epimerase/dehydratase family protein, which translates to MRIIVAGGDGFCGWPTALYLSKQGHDVAIVDNLVRRQYDKELNSNSITPIASLNERVDKWKELTGKDITVYQGDLNHYDFLSIVFKEFQPEAFVHYAEQRSAPYSMIDRDHARYTQANNVLGNLNVLFAIHDYAPDCHLIKLGTMGEYGTPNIDIEEGWLEVEHKGRRDRMLYPKKPGSFYHLTKVHDSHNIEFACRSWGIRATDLNQGVVYGVNTQETAMDPVLYNRFDYDGIFGTVFNRFVVQTANGLPMSVYGKGGQTRGFINIEDTVRCIEIAALNPAERGEFRVFNQMTEQFSVMDMAHKVEKVAQEMGLNPVINHVDNPRVEEEEHYFNAVMTELKDLGLDPHYLTDEVTKNLLELAMDNKDRAHQEVIMNSPSWK; encoded by the coding sequence ATGAGAATCATCGTAGCAGGTGGAGACGGATTTTGTGGTTGGCCTACCGCCTTATATCTATCCAAACAGGGTCATGATGTGGCGATTGTCGATAATTTAGTGCGTCGGCAATACGATAAGGAGCTCAACTCCAATTCCATCACGCCCATTGCCTCCCTCAACGAACGTGTTGACAAATGGAAAGAATTAACCGGTAAAGATATTACTGTTTACCAAGGCGACTTAAACCATTATGATTTTCTTTCTATTGTCTTTAAAGAATTTCAACCAGAAGCTTTTGTTCACTATGCAGAACAACGGTCAGCACCTTACTCCATGATTGACCGAGACCACGCCCGCTATACCCAAGCTAATAATGTCTTAGGGAACCTCAATGTCCTCTTCGCTATTCATGACTATGCCCCAGATTGCCACTTAATTAAATTAGGCACCATGGGAGAGTATGGGACGCCAAATATTGATATTGAAGAAGGCTGGTTAGAGGTTGAACATAAGGGCCGCCGTGACCGCATGCTTTATCCTAAGAAGCCAGGCTCTTTCTATCATTTAACCAAGGTTCATGATTCTCATAATATCGAATTTGCCTGCCGGTCCTGGGGCATTCGGGCGACAGACTTGAACCAAGGAGTCGTTTATGGGGTCAATACCCAAGAAACCGCTATGGACCCTGTCCTTTACAACCGCTTTGATTATGATGGCATCTTTGGGACAGTCTTTAACCGCTTTGTTGTCCAAACGGCCAATGGTTTACCAATGTCGGTTTATGGTAAGGGTGGTCAAACCCGGGGCTTCATCAATATTGAAGATACCGTCCGCTGTATTGAAATTGCCGCCCTTAATCCAGCTGAACGGGGAGAATTCCGGGTCTTTAACCAAATGACCGAACAATTCTCAGTTATGGATATGGCCCACAAGGTGGAAAAAGTGGCCCAAGAAATGGGCTTAAATCCTGTCATTAACCATGTCGATAACCCACGGGTGGAAGAAGAAGAACATTATTTCAATGCCGTGATGACTGAGTTGAAAGACTTAGGCTTGGATCCACACTACCTAACCGATGAAGTGACCAAGAACCTGCTGGAACTAGCCATGGATAACAAGGACCGTGCTCACCAAGAAGTGATCATGAATTCACCTTCCTGGAAGTAA